One part of the Silurus meridionalis isolate SWU-2019-XX chromosome 26, ASM1480568v1, whole genome shotgun sequence genome encodes these proteins:
- the spg7 gene encoding paraplegin yields MAALLQHGSRFGKHCYVGPLRLLSSRSVYSARGTNTTLSTSGLEKIQRCSQCAGWRIIVQPGRGVKTQIIQQILNRPPSPTFLGLSKALHRDGLRTDPLGLWRSAVTYFSTSSDRQQKNDGPKKKSPKEEEEEKKQREQENQMYKERLRILFIIAVCMSLLNLFTASGGNISWNDFVNEMLAKGEVARVQVVPESEIVEIDLHPGAVVFGRPRLALTYRMQVANIDKFEEKLRAAEEQLNIDPKDRVPVSYKRTGFFGNALYALGMAAVGVGILWYIFRLAGMGVREGGFSAFNQLKMAKFTVVDGKSGKGVSFKDVAGMHEAKMEVKEFVDYLKNPDRYLNLGAKVPKGALLLGPPGCGKTLLAKAVATEAQVPFLAMAGSEFVEVIGGLGAARVRSLFKEARTRAPCIVYIDEIDAVGKKRSTNMSGFSNTEEEQTLNQLLVEMDGMGTTDHVIVLASTNRADILDNALMRPGRLDRHIFIDLPTLQERKEIFEQHLKILKLSHPANFYSLRLAELTPGFSGADIANICNEAALHAAREGYKTIDTFNFEYAVERIIAGSVKKNKILSKSERRVVAFHESGHALVGWLLEHTEAVMKVSIAPRTNAALGFSQILPKDQYLLTKEQLFERMCMALGGRASEAITFNKVTTGAQDDLRKVTRVAYAMVKQYGMVPNVGQVSFPETDQQAGIGRRPFSQALQQQMDHEAKMLIARAYRLTEKLLLDNRDKLVLLADALLEREVVNYDDIEALFGPSPHGPKKMIAPQSWIEAEKDKQDVGDEEPPTPPKARREEEYENLGPK; encoded by the exons ATGGCGGCGCTGCTGCAACATGGGAGCCGCTTCGGGAAACACTGTTATGTCGGGCCGCTTCGACTCCTGTCCTCCCGTAGCGTTTATTCAGCCCGAGGCACGAATACAACACTTTCCACCAGCGGCTTAGAAAAGATCCAGAGATGCAGTCAGTGCGCTGGATGGCGGATTATCGTGCAGCCTGGGAGGGGAGTGAAGACCCAAATCATCCAG CAAATCCTGAACAGACCCCCGAGCCCAACATTTCTCGGGCTGAGTAAAGCACTCCACAGGGACGGTCTGCGTACTGATCCGCTGGGATTGTGGAGAA GTGCTGTCACTTATTTCAGCACCTCCTCTGATAGACAGCAGAAGAACGATGGACCGAAGAAGAAATCACCCAAAGAGGAAGAAG AGGAGAAAAAGCAGCGCGAGCAGGAGAATCAGATGTACAAGGAGCGGCTGCGCATTCTCTTCATCATCGCCGTTTGCATGAGCCTGCTGAACCTGTTTACCGCCAGTGGAGGGAACATCTCCTGGAACGACTTTGTGAATGAGATGTTGGCCAAAGGCGAGGTGGCTCGGGTGCAGGTGGTGCCGGAGAGCGAGATCGTAGAGATCGACCTTCACCCCGGGGCTGTGGTTTTCGGCAGGCCT AGACTCGCCCTGACGTACCGCATGCAGGTGGCCAACATCGATAAGTTCGAGGAGAAGCTGCGAGCTGCAGAGGAGCAACTCAACATAGACCCCAAGGACAGAGTCCCGGTGTCCTACAAGCGCACAGGCTTCTTTGGAAA CGCCCTCTACGCTCTCGGCATGGCCGCTGTCGGAGTCGGAATCCTATGGTACATCTTCCGCTTGGCAGGGATGGGCGTACGAGAGGGCGGATTCAGCGCCTTC AATCAGTTAAAAATGGCAAAGTTCACCGTCGTAGACGGAAAGTCCGGGAAAGGAGTAAGCTTCAAAGACGTAGCCGGGATGCACGAGGCCAAGATGGAGGTGAAGGAGTTTGTGGATTATCTAAAG AATCCAGACAGATACTTGAACTTGGGAGCGAAGGTACCCAAGGGTGCGCTGCTGCTCGGGCCGCCAGGTTGTGGCAAAACCCTGCTGGCTAAAGCAGTGGCTACTGAAGCCCAGGTGCCCTTTCTGGCTATGGCTGGATCTGAGTTTGTGGAGGTGATTGGAG GCCTCGGTGCTGCGAGGGTGAGGAGTTTGTTTAAAGAGGCGAGAACGCGGGCACCCTGCATCGTCTACATCGACGAGATCGACGCTGTGGGTAAAAAACGATCCACCAACATGTCCGGCTTCAGCAACACCGAGGAAGAGCAGACTCTCAACCAGCTACTAGTTGAAATGGATG GTATGGGAACCACCGATCACGTCATTGTCTTGGCGTCCACCAACCGAGCAGATATTTTGGACAATGCTTTGATGAGACCAGGACGGCTGGACAGACACATATTTATTGACCTCCCCACTCTCCAG GAGAGAAAGGAGATCTTTGAGCAGCACTTGAAGATCCTTAAGCTTTCCCATCCTGCAAATTTCTACTCCTTGCGTCTGGCGGAGCTCACGCCTGGCTTCAGTG GTGCTGACATCGCAAACATTTGCAATGAAGCGGCTCTTCACGCGGCCCGTGAAGGCTACAAGACCATTGATACGTTTAATTTTGAATatgcagtggagagaattatTGCAG GCAGTGTTAAGAAGAACAAGATCTTGTCTAAATCGGAGAGGAGGGTGGTGGCGTTCCACGAGTCAGGCCACGCTCTTGTGGGATGGCTGCTGGAACACACAGAAGCCGTCATGAAG GTGTCCATAGCTCCGAGGACCAACGCTGCTCTAGGCTTCTCCCAGATCCTGCCAAAGGACCAGTACCTGTTAACCAAAGAGCAGCTGTTTGAGAGAATGTGCATGGCTCTGGGTGGCAGAGCCTCTGAAGCCATTACATTTAACAAAGTCACTACAG GTGCTCAGGATGATCTGCGAAAGGTGACACGTGTCGCCTACGCCATGGTCAAGCAGTATGGCATGGTGCCTAATGTTGGACAGGTGTCCTTCCCTGAAACAGATCAACAGGCGGGTATCGGGCGCAGGCCCTTCAGCCAGGCCCTTCAGCAGCAGATGGACCAT GAAGCGAAGATGTTAATTGCACGTGCGTACAGACTCACGGAGAAACTGCTCCTGGATAACAGGGACAAACTTGTACTG TTGGCCGACGCGCTCCTCGAGCGAGAAGTGGTGAACTACGATGACATTGAGGCTCTGTTCGGTCCGTCTCCGCACGGCCCCAAAAAGATGATCGCCCCTCAGAGCTGGATCGAAGCAGAGAAGGATAAGCAGGACGTGGGAGATGAGGAGCCTCCTACGCCCCCTAAAGCACGGAGGGAAGAGGAGTACGAGAACCTGGGGCCGAAGTGA